In the genome of Euleptes europaea isolate rEulEur1 chromosome 4, rEulEur1.hap1, whole genome shotgun sequence, the window CAACTGAGGACAGAAATACTTGGGCGACAGTAAGGCAGTTACTTGTCCAAAAAGGTAATGAAGAAAACCTCAAGAAAATTGACAGTGCAGTGTTTTGTCTTTGTTTAGATGATGCTTCCCCACAAGACGAAATCGAACTCTCCCATTGTATGCTTCACGGATATGGTTTCAATCGCTGGTTTGACAAATCTTTCAGTCTGATTATCACAAGTGATGGCACTGCGGGAGTAAATTTTGAACATTCTTGGGGAGATGGAGTTGCAGTTCTACGTTTTATTAACGAAGTCTACAGAGACAGTACAGAGCATCCTGCTGTTGTACCAGAGTCCAGTCCAGCTTTGTTTGTTACATCATGCGACAAACTGGAATTTACATTGGGCCACACAATAACATCTGCTATAAGTGCTGCACGTACAAAATttgaggaaaaaaggaaaaaattagTTTTTAGAGCGTACAAGTACAATAAATTTGGAAAACGGTTTGTAGTGAGTCAGAAAATGAGCCCAGATGCTGTGTTTCAGCTTGCCTGTCAGATGTCTGCCTATCGCCAGTATGGAAAGTTTGTTCCTTCATATGAAGCATGCAGCACTGCTGCTTTTAAGCATGGTCGCACCGAAACAATTCGGCCAACATCAATCTACACAAAAAAGTGTGCAAGTGCATTTATTGACGAACGAGGAAAGTATAGCGTTGAAGAAATGAGAAACATGATTGATGAATGTTCAAAGTACCATAGACGCTTGCAGCTGGAAGCTACACTAGGTTAGGCCTTTTCAACATTTTGTCATATATACAGTATTCTACTCAGGTCTTGTGAGAAAACCTCTCTAGGATTTTTAtcacaataaatatattttactgTAAATCAagatatgattttaaatatgtaaatacttttaaaaatgtttctattTGACACGTCTTACAGAATATATGAAAAAGGTGGGTTTTCTTAAAATgtcttttcatttgttttctccTAGAAATGAGTAATATCTACACTGGTTTGTCCTAGTTTTGTTGAAGACCTTCTTGAGGAATATAGAGTTCATATAACAACTGTTATAATTTAATTACAGATCTACACATACGCTTCTataaaagatttccaaatatctaaaaataagtccatgcaCAGTTTCCCTCTATATGTCAAGTGTTCAAATATTGAAAAAATTGTAAGGTCCTCTATCCATTGATTTacaggaggtgggcatttatctctccaatatttattttatttatagttatataaatattatatttattttatttatatcccaccttttcccccagtggggacccaaaatggcttacattgttctctgtcttccattttatcttcacaacaaccctgtgaggtatgttagactgagtgtgtgtgtgactggtccaaggtcacccagcaagcttccatggcagagaggggattcgaacttgggtttcccagatcctagtccaacacttcaaccactataccatgctggctctcaaaactaAAAACTTACTGTGTTGTCCAGTATATTCCAAACGTAATATTTTCTTGAATAAGTCACAACGTAAGATCCATAGAGAGGGCAGGTGTAGGCTTTAAGGCCCTATCCCATTGCTTTGGTGAAATAGGGTGATCTAGCTTCCTTATTCCATCCCTTCCTGAGACTCttcatatcatatttattaatcaacatcaaatatttataaataagTGTTGTTTTTTCTGCATCAGCTCAATTAGAGTTTCCAGGAGTGAAGGAGACTCTGAGACCTTAATACTGCAGGGCCATATTTAAATATTAACAGATGTTGCAACTGTAAACGTTGGCATTCAACAGAAGTTGATGGGccatatctagacctcagctgagaaaaCGACAAAAACTCATCATCATAGTCTATCAATTGGTGCAATGTAAAAATCCCCCTATTGGTCCGAGCCCTCcgtaaaaaaagatttcttcccaatttttaggTCTGGATTGGTCCATAATGTTAATTCAGCATCTGAAACtggatcaaattgatattgtcaTGACTTTTGTGCCATAGTTCCCTCACTGCTGGAGGAACAGGATCCAATCTAGTATAAGTAGATCCTAATGTATtccacttgccctgacctggatggcccaggctagcctgatctcgtcagatctcagaagctaagcagggtcaaccctggttagtatttggatgggagaccaccaaggaataccaggattgctgtgcagaggaaggcactggcaaaccacctctgttagtctcttgccatgaaacccccaaaaaggggtcaccataagtcggctgcgacttgacggcactttacacacacacaatgtattccACTTACAGAGGCGCACCAGACAGGAAGCTCCCCAAGAGCCTAGGATGGATAGTCCAATTGCACGGAGTGATCCCAATAATTAGTACAAGTTTACAGATATGCCTGACGATATAAACTGAGGTCAGGGAAACCAAATCCTTCACtgaaagggagttgcagcctcTTTAAAGAAATCCAAGATGGTATGGAACACCACATaaatttccaaaataaaatattaattttcaaCAAGGTATATGAAAAGGAATTgtatgtaaaatataaataatcctCAGTATAATATTTATTTTGAGTGTATTTACTTTGCCCCATAAAAACAAGTTTAAGATTGCCTATCAATCCAAATTCAAAGATATATCAGCAGTTAGCTTGTTACAATTTAGCATAATCATATGTGTAATATTTCTAAGTATCAGTATTCCAAGATAATTAATGACATCTGGACACCACCAAAAATGTGTGTAAGGAAATACACTCCATGATATATTTTCTCCCAGTAGCATCCACTCAGATTTTGTGCAGTTAGTGAAATAGCCAGATAAGTCTCCAAAGGTATTAATCATATTCATTAACACAGGAACAGAAGACTGAGAttccaaaataaacaataaaagataatccgcataaagaataattttaaattctgCCACCACTGCTTTTATGTCTACTtatatacttttttctttttttatttgttgatgGACTTtgagtttgtttttttcctttcctgttttctgtggtttttgaaataaataaaataatttaattacCAGACTATGAGCCCATACCTGGGGAggggcaaagctcctttggagatggcgtgaccctgcactggcgtaggtgccatcttatcacggaataaggtggcacctacgccagtgctggagccagaagggaaagcccggaCCGGTGTgggaggggcgttcccagggatggagctgcctttaggcagcttccacagccctattgccccaggaacacccccttgagcagtggtggtgctgtgccacctttttcaaTGGTGCAGCCCCATTGTAGGCAATggggcattaggaagaattttctaacagagtggttcctcagtggaacaggcttcctcaggaggtggtaagcgttccttccctggaggttttaaagaagaggctagatggccatctttcagcaatgctgattctgactttaggcagatgatgagatggaggccatcttggccatcttctgggcatggagtagggtcactgggggtttttggggggaggtagtttggaatttcctgcattgtgcagggagttggacaagatgaccctggtggtcccttccaactctatgatcccccctttttgatttaaaaaaaattattgcctTTTTCTGTCTCCGCGGTGGCCAGAAAATCTCTAAGGAGGTGGGCTGTTCCTGGCCACCGCAGATCTGccccccacccttcaggattgggctgcccatgtccTTTCTCTACACTGTTAGTGATATTAAACTGCCTTGAAAATGAAGGAATAGAAGCCTAAATGAAGGGCTATGAGATACAAAACACCTTGAAATGATGACATTAAACTTTCTTTGTGAGTTGAAGTCTGATTTTGGAAAAATAGGAAATTATTATGTTCTTTCCAGAAGTTCTAAGGTAGAAGGCCACATGTATGTGCCATAGAAGCCTTCTAAAActctggaaagggggggggctaaaAAGGGACATCACATCTTCCATTCAAATATGTTTTGCATTTGTTCTCTGCCTTCCCAGGTTCTATGGAAAACAAATGGTTTTAGATTTGTAGACATAGCTGGGTTGTGGATGTGGTTGTTCCAAAGGCAACATATGTTTCAATAATAGTGTGTCCTGGAGGAACTTACTGTAACAATTCCACCTTCAAAACCTATTTGTTACAGTCTGCATTCTGAATGCTTGCTTTTATTCTAAGAGGCTCAGGGACTGGATACAGACTAATGTTTCCGCAGGCCCTAGCAATCCCCGCCCCCTGTGCTCTGCAACTTGAAATCCCACTCCACGCCCAAAATCCTGTTCCGTTTCAGGGGGTATTTTGAGTggctaatttgggggggggggatcgcacTGTGGAAACAATAATCTAGATGCAAGTGTTGGCTAGATAGCATTTCCTTCAAAATGTAATGCTGATATTTAAAATTCCTTTCCCTGTTGAGCTGTACTTTGTTCAGTTCTGTGTCCTAATGTCTTAATATAACTAGTTCCCTGTTGGCTTAGGCCTGGATCTGAGCCCTTTGACCCATGAAGCACTTCCACTCATGCAGGAGAGTTCCATACATTTCCTTTTTTGAGTCGTAGGACCTGGTACCGCATCCAGCACCATTCCCAAGGATCCCTTGCAGGGAGCTCCTGCCggaaggtggtggtgggaaagatCTGTTTGTCACTGGAGCTCTGCTCACAATTAAGTTCTGAACAATAGATTTCTATGAAGTTTTGAAgtgtgagtgggggaggggatccCATACCATAAAGATCCctctgtattccccccccccctacaaaatCCTTTCACTGTGATAGTTGTTTGGGTCCTAGGAAATCTTATTCATTTTTAAGAATCATCTTGGAGATTGAACACATTCAGTTTCAGGGATAACAAGAGTGTTGCATGGAAAGAGCAAGAATAAAATGTGTTTAGGATAAactaaacaaagaaaaacaaagcttGAAAAAAGCAAGGTATTAGATAAAAGCTACATCAAGCATAACCATTTTTAATTATAGTTCCGTTTCATGGCTAGTTTGGGGGGCATCAAAAACTAAGTAAAATGACATAGCAAGTCAAAGAGGCACAATACAATTAACATTAAGCCCTTTGAAATCTCATGGATTTCAATAGGCTAATGTTAAGTGTCTCCATAACTCTCACTTGGAAATCTCTGGGTTTTCAAAGTGCTTAACCTTCACTGGATCATGCCAGAGGTGGTGGTATTCATTTATAAAAAGCTTAGCatgagagtttatttttataaataaccTACTTTCCGTACTCACTGAATttgccttctctttttttttccctAGGCCAAGGATTTGATCGCCATTTATTTGCCTTGAAGTACCTTATCCAGGTCAAAGGTGGAAGTATGCCTAGTTTTTATAATGATCCAGCCTACAGAAATATAAACCACATTATCATTTCAACTAGTACGTTAGGCAGTCCGGCTGTTAATTATGGTGGGTTTGGGCCAGTGGTCCCTGAAGGCTTTGGAGTTGGATATAATGTTTTTGATGATTGGATGGGAAGTAATACAACTAGTTATTTAGAGGAAGACTTAGAGGAATTTCTAGGATACCTTGAATGTAGTTTGAATGATATATTTGATGTCTTAGAAGGAAGGGCGCTTACAGAGTATTAAAAATGTTATTGTGGACTGAAAAAATAATGATGCAAAATCAACCAAAATATCTAAATAAGATACAATGAAATGAACATAAAAATTAACTAGAACTAcaaagttataaaaagcaaaaaaCTCTAGACAAAAAGTTAATGGATACCAGTTACAAAGTGCAAAGACGGTAGTCTCTTGTTTTTGGTGTATATGACTATTCTTAATTTTATATTAAGTattaaagaaaatactaagaTTTTTCTGTTGAATTTAATCTCTGGGGGTTTTGCCATACTTTGGGAAATTACCTTGTACTGAAGAGTTGCTCACTAACTTTAAGGTGGATCCCAAACTCTGCAGGGTTCTAATGCATACGTGTGCTTTGAACTGTTTGGACATTTTGGGAAAgtactatatggtaatttatgcatgggagttttacctgaggtttgttgcttgctggacccacactttccagttgagAATCTCtgaaccagcagtctccaagctcaaatcaagtcctgcccctttaaatgctgctttttaattggcttacttcgcagtgctcactgagaaaacccaattgccgcataaaaaagcattgtaagaacaaac includes:
- the LOC130477010 gene encoding carnitine O-palmitoyltransferase 2, mitochondrial-like codes for the protein MRGARRPQWRSAALLGAAARRTYWRTVGQPEGIVSEQDTDHHFVHRSTVPTMHFQASLPRLPIPKLEDTINRYLAAQKPLLDDEQYRHTAELAREFENGVGRDLHRDLLEHDRNSKHTSYISGPWYDMYLSARDPIALNYNPFIALNPDPKPEYNRQIVRATNLVVSSLKFLNSLKNDFLRPDIFYVNPKWGQNKIFRHFLRILPTSVSWYGAYMVNAYPLDMSQYRSLFNSTRIPNLNKDMLFTSEFARHLLVMRNGHFYVFEVLDAFGNILHPTEIQAHLSQIIFDADRLPAFELSYLTTEDRNTWATVRQLLVQKGNEENLKKIDSAVFCLCLDDASPQDEIELSHCMLHGYGFNRWFDKSFSLIITSDGTAGVNFEHSWGDGVAVLRFINEVYRDSTEHPAVVPESSPALFVTSCDKLEFTLGHTITSAISAARTKFEEKRKKLVFRAYKYNKFGKRFVVSQKMSPDAVFQLACQMSAYRQYGKFVPSYEACSTAAFKHGRTETIRPTSIYTKKCASAFIDERGKYSVEEMRNMIDECSKYHRRLQLEATLGQGFDRHLFALKYLIQVKGGSMPSFYNDPAYRNINHIIISTSTLGSPAVNYGGFGPVVPEGFGVGYNVFDDWMGSNTTSYLEEDLEEFLGYLECSLNDIFDVLEGRALTEY